The Aspergillus chevalieri M1 DNA, chromosome 5, nearly complete sequence genome includes a region encoding these proteins:
- a CDS encoding CHY zinc finger protein (COG:O;~EggNog:ENOG410PPTJ;~InterPro:IPR008913,IPR037274;~PFAM:PF05495;~go_function: GO:0008270 - zinc ion binding [Evidence IEA]), whose translation MCKHILNAQVAIRSPCCRKWFDCAECHYETESHALAKSPEMTFACKKCKKCFRKDAAEFEESDEYCPHCDNHFVLEAVTPKPALQVEGEDARMDNRMLKDDRVHVPEERSIFNFKDLSDRMG comes from the exons ATGTG CAAACACATCCTCAACGCCCAAGTCGCCATTCGCTCTCCATGCT GCCGCAAATGGTTTGACTGCGCAGAATGCCATTACGAAACCGAATCGCATGCTCTCGCCAAGTCTCCTGAGATG ACATTCGCCTGCAAAAAATGCAAGAAATGCTTCCGCAAAGACGCCGCCGAGTTCGAGGAGAGCGATGAATACTGTCCGCACTGTGATAATCATTTCGTGCTGGAGGCTGTGACGCCGAAGCCTGCGTTGCAGGTTGAGGGGGAGGATGCGAGGATGGATAATAG AATGCTGAAGGATGACCGGGTGCATGTGCCGGAGGAGCGGTCGATCTTCAATTTCAAGGATCTTTCGGATCGGATGGGATAG
- the pre6 gene encoding proteasome core particle subunit alpha 4 (COG:O;~EggNog:ENOG410PFMY;~InterPro:IPR029055,IPR001353,IPR023332,IPR000426;~MEROPS:MER0004372;~PFAM:PF00227,PF10584;~go_component: GO:0005839 - proteasome core complex [Evidence IEA];~go_component: GO:0019773 - proteasome core complex, alpha-subunit complex [Evidence IEA];~go_process: GO:0006511 - ubiquitin-dependent protein catabolic process [Evidence IEA];~go_process: GO:0051603 - proteolysis involved in cellular protein catabolic process [Evidence IEA]), with amino-acid sequence MSGYDRALSVFSPDGHVFQVEYAMEAVKRGTCAVGVKGKDVVVIGCEKRSALKLQDTRITPSKIAVLDHHVTLAFAGLNADARILIDKARLEAQSHRLTVEDPVSVEYITKHIASVQQRYTQSGGVRPFGISTLLAGFDPNDDVPRLYLTEPSGIYSAWKANAIGRSSKTVREFLERNHVEDMDREQTIALTIKSLLEVVQTGAKNIEVAIMSAGKTIEMLPDDQIETYVKNIETEKQEEAAKKKTGRTGTTTAAILTRPGGGETGESSRSAE; translated from the exons ATGTCCGGATATGATCGAGCTCTTTCAG TATTTAG CCCCGACGGGCACGTCTTCCAGGTTGAATACGCCATGGAAGCCGTCAAAAGAG GAACCTGCGCCGTCGGCGTAAAAGGCAAAGACGTCGTCGTAATCGGCTGCGAAAAACGCTCCGCCCTCAAACTCCAAGACACCCGCATCACGCCCTCCAAAATCGCCGTCCTCGACCACCACGTCACGCTGGCCTTCGCCGGCCTCAACGCCGACGCCCGCATCCTCATCGACAAAGCCCGTCTCGAAGCCCAGTCTCACCGCTTGACCGTCGAGGACCCTGTCAGTGTTGAGTACATTACGAAGCATATTGCGAGTGTGCAGCAGCGGTATACGCAGAGTGGGGGTGTCAGGCCTTTTGGGATTAGTACGCTGCTTGCTGGGTTTGATCCGAATGATGATGTGCCGAGGTTGTATTTGACAGAGCCGTCGGGAATTTATTCTGCTTG GAAAGCAAATGCCATCGGCCGCTCGAGCAAGACGGTCCGCGAATTCCTCGAACGTAACCACGTCGAAGACATGGACCGCGAGCAGACCATCGCGCTTACCATCAAGTCGCTGCTGGAAGTCGTGCAGACGGGCGCCAAGAACATCGAGGTGGCTATCATGTCGGCCGGCAAGACAATCGAGATGCTCCCCGATGACCAGATTGAGACGTACGTGAAGAACATAGAGACGGAGAAGCAGGAGGaggcggcgaagaagaagacgggGCGGACGGGTACTACTACGGCTGCTATTTTGACGCGGCCTGGTGGTGGGGAGACCGGGGAGTCGAGTCGGTCTGCTGAGTAG
- a CDS encoding putative RNA binding protein (Arp) (COG:S;~EggNog:ENOG410Q18M;~InterPro:IPR000504,IPR012337,IPR036443,IPR035979, IPR036397,IPR012677,IPR034351,IPR001876;~PFAM:PF00641,PF00076;~go_function: GO:0003676 - nucleic acid binding [Evidence IEA]) yields the protein MSVSAPTPKLDRYIVIHVATTCDEHGVYVTKDSAEVIELGWILLDTKTCEELHRESVLVKPVNTPITPLCSTFRDAINRFDAFAQEHLISKNLEFAFVTLDSWDLRVQLPREARDKAVVLPPYLQHSRTFDLRTEYQRWQTHHPESLPFGPSSLANICAALEVEPVQSSAPIKHNLPFHLQALAPASPRRAMEESITLARVLRGLIRKSQPPHEHPEILTRPMDARADVRAFLAERSKVLHLSGLPHDTTQSELESWFTQFGGRPIAFWTLRTPDQHKPTGTGFAVFSSHEEAAESLCMNGRALNEKAIEVSPSSSRVLDRAAEILTPFPPSKNRPRPGDWTCPSCGFSNFQRRTACFRCSFPAMAAAPDPVGYGAYGYGPPSMMPPHMHGGGHGMGHGGRMGGNGGVVPFRAGDWKCGSEGCGYHNFAKNINCLRCGAPRSGAAVVADSAFPSPMDPPSGFGMGPNAMASTPAPAPFASAAGAFGGFGQQFGAPPSNYALPSGLGSGPGAAYPPMGQVSTGYGSANSHSTASFANPAAQAAFTSADHSAPTSASNGAFYGNDGSDPFAFLSTGLGGLTVADDAHARRNGAGANKSPA from the exons ATGTCCGTTTCGGCTCCCACTCCCAAGCTGGACCGCTACATTGTCATCCACGTCGCGACCACCTGCGACGAACATGGTGTCTACGTCACAAAGGACTCTGCAGAGGTGATTGAATTGGGGTGGATTTTGTTGGATACCAAGACCTGCGAGGAG TTGCATCGCGAATCCGTCCTCGTCAAGCCCGTCAACACGCCCATTACTCCCCTCTGCA GTACTTTCCGCGATGCCATCAACCGTTTCGACGCTTTTGCCCAGGAACACCTCATTAGCAAGAATCTCGAGTTTGCCTTCGTGACCCTCGACTCTTGGGATCTCCGTGTCCAGTTGCCCCGCGAGGCCCGCGATAAGGCCGTCGTCCTGCCTCCGTACCTTCAGCACTCGCGCACTTTTGATCTCCGTACCGAGTACCAGAGATGGCAGACCCATCACCCCGAGTCGTTGCCTTTTGGCCCCAGCTCGCTTGCCAACATCTGCGCTGCTCTCGAGGTGGAGCCCGTCCAGTCCTCCGCCCCCATCAAACATAACCTACCTTTCCACCTGCAGGCTCTGGCCCCCGCTTCCCCCCGCCGCGCTATGGAGGAGTCCATCACCCTCGCCCGTGTCCTCCGCGGTCTGATCCGCAAGTCTCAACCCCCCCATGAGCACCCCGAGATCCTTACCCGTCCCATGGATGCCCGGGCCGATGTCCGTGCCTTCCTGGCGGAGCGCAGCAAGGTCTTACACCTCAGCGGTCTGCCCCACGATACTACTCAGTCAGAATTGGAGAGCTGGTTCACTCAGTTTGGTGGTCGTCCTATCGCTTTCTGGACTCTGCGGACGCCTGATCAGCACAAGCCCACCGGTACCGGATTTGCCGTGTTTTCGTCCCATGAGGAG GCCGCTGAAAGCCTCTGCATGAATGGTCGTGCTCTCAACGAAAAGGCCATCGAGGtctccccctcctcaagCCGTGTTCTGGACCGTGCCGCCGAAATCCTGACTCCCTTCCCTCCGTCAAAGAACCGTCCTCGTCCCGGTGACTGGACTTGCCCGTCTTGCGGTTTCTCCAACTTCCAGCGTCGTACCGCCTGTTTCCGCTGCTCGTTCCCTGCTATGGCTGCTGCTCCCGACCCGGTTGGATACGGTGCCTACGGCTATGGCCCTCCGTCCATGATGCCTCCTCACATGCACGGTGGTGGCCACGGAATGGGTCACGGCGGCCGTATGGGCGGCAACGGTGGTGTCGTTCCCTTCCGTGCTGGTGACTGGAAGTGTGGCTCTGAGGGCTGTGGCTATCATAACTTCGCCAAGAACATCAACTGTCTGCGCTGCGGTGCCCCTCGTTCCGGTGCTGCCGTGGTCGCCGACTCGGCCTTCCCGTCTCCAATGGATCCTCCTTCTGGCTTCGGTATGGGTCCTAACGCGATGGCCAGCACTCCCGCTCCTGCTCCGTTCGCTTCTGCGGCCGGTGCGTTTGGTGGCTTCGGCCAGCAGTTCGGTGCTCCTCCCAGCAACTACGCCTTGCCGTCCGGTCTGGGCAGCGGCCCTGGCGCCGCCTACCCTCCCATGGGCCAGGTGAGCACTGGTTACGGCTCTGCCAACTCTCACTCCACCGCTTCGTTCGCCAACCCCGCCGCTCAGGCTGCTTTCACTAGCGCTGATCACAGTGCCCCCACCAGCGCCTCCAACGGTGCTTTTTACGGCAATGATGGCAGTGACCCATTCGCCTTCCTCTCCACTGGTCTCGGTGGTTTGACCGTTGCGGACGATGCCCACGCTCGCCGGAATGGTGCGGGTGCTAACAAGTCTCCTGCTTAA
- a CDS encoding putative inositol polyphosphate phosphatase (COG:U;~EggNog:ENOG410PIQY;~InterPro:IPR036322,IPR015943,IPR000300,IPR019775, IPR001680,IPR036691;~TransMembrane:1 (o990-1008i);~go_function: GO:0005515 - protein binding [Evidence IEA];~go_process: GO:0046856 - phosphatidylinositol dephosphorylation [Evidence IEA]), translating to MEGNKDKDNTDNAPLRPVSSLLSHFENLSHTRSSSAVAPNTRDSSLLKSPEPRDDDPRSHFTRASVDLSRPRSPWTPQPQHADAQQSDQLYRHRTGGFANGEASRANGSPGRRHGRPMSLSFRSSPQLGPTLTVDSPRSPPRGFVESPEELAEDGHRISRSPLGLGVDTGAGASHESLPPRPSRSSVAYRPGSPNSTVPGSLSPGELHSARFTMRESPSDRKAKSASLPPPANRADKPKIPAKPANLALQESNMLAAPRAKRASSDLRVSPFSTPPSSPEKSPPKAIPPRPDRLETESPSQRLFNEERTASQDARELGFTRRPPPPQREPSRDTKPLMVQIPTGQQRQAEPLSSVPHSAQRLQATSDLPYDRPGLPPRASVQSRRVSPSRQVPADFPVTSPHQPPPQPRRPSPGRQPVQSRSPSRQMSNAEYPSPAHQQPPQPLLPRRSNPSPSRQMPNADFPISPRPLETIPQQQPLAPQQPARPSELHLHRQPSYSRENKPSYDRGQPPPPPQNPPQPRPRPDTEDEEDQYPSQPTVTLTDYPDASNANRRPPVIKNGPKEIPTRYDTRLMDVCGKYVCTTGYLTRVWDLTNGEQIMSLSHGETVKTLSMAFKPGAGLEDEGRRLWLGTNTGELHEVDIATRAVVASRSYPSRREVIKILRHKKEMWTMDDEGRLLIWPADETGVPNLQYSYHNPYDRVARGQTFSMVVGDELWLATGKDVHVYQPYARDDASFKVLRKPLVSQNAGEVTSGAYTTKNGGRVYLGHADGKISVYSVKDYACLAVVNASVYKINCLSVVGDYLWAGYKTGMIYVYDVNSNPWTVKKDWKAHDSPVSSFILDTSSVWTMNRLQVTSLGTDNCIRLWDGTLESDWLESRMQSRDVEFCTFREMRAVIMTWNAGASTPGSVRTSTFIQDAIHPEDPPGILVFGFQELVDLEDKKITAKSLLKSSKKKEKKEAGEKEHMSRQYRVWAEHLTRCINDCMPLDESYVLLHTANMVGLFTCVFVRHKERERIKNVRAAEVKRGMGGLHGNKGALILRFVLDDSSLCFVNCHLAAGQTQTAHRNNDIAAILEAECLASESSLTTRADHFVSGGDGSMVMDHEICILNGDLNYRIDSIPRNVIIDAVRQNNLPKLLDRDQLLASRRKNPGFRLRSFNEAPITFAPTYKYDVGTDEYDSSEKKRSPAWCDRVLYRGLGRIKQLDYRRHEVRASDHRPVSAFFKLRIKTVLPSERAATWESCQAEFQKERKRLTSEASIEYLISVLGTEPKQARALILGSA from the exons ATGGAGGGAAACAAGGACAAAGACAACACCGACAATGCTCCCCTT AGACCCGTCTCCTCGCTCCTCTCGCACTTCGAAAACCTCTCCCATACTAGATCCTCTTCCGCCGTTGCGCCTAACACCCGTGACTCGTCTCTCCTAAAGAGCCCCGAACCGCGCGATGACGATCCCCGCTCCCATTTCACTCGTGCCTCCGTGGACTTATCCCGTCCGCGCTCGCCTTGGacgccgcagccgcagcacgCAGATGCGCAGCAGAGTGATCAATTATATAGGCATAGGACGGGGGGGTTTGCGAATGGGGAGGCATCGCGTGCCAACGGTTCCCCCGGTAGACGACATGGCCGTCCCATGTCATTGAGTTTCCGGTCTTCGCCGCAGTTAGGTCCTACGTTGACGGTGGACTCGCCCCGGTCTCCGCCGCGGGGGTTCGTTGAATCGCCAGAGGAACTGGCCGAGGACGGGCACCGAATTTCGCGCAGTCCGCTGGGTTTAGGTGTCGATACTGGTGCGGGTGCCTCTCACGAATCGTTACCCCCGCGGCCGTCTCGCAGCTCCGTCGCTTATCGTCCCGGATCACCCAATTCGACCGTTCCAGGCAGTTTGTCTCCCGGGGAGTTACATTCGGCGAGATTCACGATGCGGGAGAGTCCGTCGGATCGGAAAGCAAAGAGTGCTTCCTTGCCGCCGCCGGCCAACCGCGCCGACAAGCCCAAAATTCCGGCGAAACCTGCCAACCTGGCGTTACAGGAGTCGAATATGCTGGCTGCTCCCAGGGCCAAACGGGCTTCGTCTGATCTTCGCGTGTCGCCGTTTAGTACACCTCCGAGTAGTCCGGAGAAATCGCCGCCCAAGGCTATCCCGCCTCGTCCTGATCGATTGGAGACAGAATCTCCTTCCCAGCGGTTGTTCAATGAAGAAAGGACAGCGTCGCAGGATGCGCGGGAGCTTGGGTTCACGCGGAGACCGCCCCCGCCGCAGCGGGAACCTTCACGAGATACGAAACCGTTGATGGTGCAGATTCCAACCGGCCAGCAGAGACAAGCAGAACCGTTATCGAGCGTGCCGCATTCCGcgcagagattgcaggcgaCTAGTGATTTGCCATATGATCGTCCGGGACTGCCACCTCGTGCATCGGTACAGAGTCGCAGGGTGTCTCCATCTAGACAGGTGCCCGCGGATTTCCCGGTGACGTCCCCTCATCAGCCACCTCCACAACCCCGACGCCCATCTCCTGGACGTCAGCCTGTGCAGAGTCGGTCACCATCCAGACAAATGTCGAACGCAGAGTACCCGTCTCCTGCACACCAACAACCTCCGCAACCACTTCTCCCTCGACGCTCAAACCCATCTCCATCGCGACAGATGCCAAATGCTGATTTTCCTATATCTCCTCGACCGCTCGAAACTATTCCTCAGCAACAACCCCTTGCTCCTCAGCAGCCTGCACGCCCATCTGaactccatctccatcgtcAGCCCTCTTATTCCCGCGAAAACAAACCATCCTACGATCGTGGAcaaccacctccaccacctcAGAACCCTCCGCAACCTCGACCCCGCCCTGATacggaagacgaggaggatcagTATCCTAGCCAGCCAACTGTTACTCTAACAGACTATCCCGATGCCTCGAATGCGAATCGAAGACCGCCTGTTATCAAGAATGGACCGAAGGAGATTCCTACGAGATATGATACGCGCCTCATGGACGTGTGCGGGAAATACGTCTGCACGACAGGTTACCTCACACGAGTTTGGGACTTGACGAACGGCGAACAAATCATGAGTCTGAGCCATGGCGAGACAGTTAAGACTTTGTCTATGGCATTCAAGCCCGGCGCAGGCCTCGAAGATGAGGGGAGGCGGTTATGGCTGGGTACGAATACCGGAGAGCTCCACGAAGTCGATATCGCAACTCGTGCAGTAGTCGCGTCGAGATCATACCCATCCCGTCGTGAGGTGATCAAGATCCTGCGACACAAGAAGGAAATGTGGACGATGGACGATGAGGGCCGGCTACTCATCTGGCCGGCTGATGAGACTGGTGTTCCGAATCTGCAATACAGCTACCACAACCCTTATGATCGGGTTGCACGGGGCCAGACATTTTCCATGGTTGTGGGTGATGAACTTTGGCTGGCTACTGGTAAAGATGTTCACGTGTACCAACCATACGCGCGCGATGATGCTTCTTTCAAAGTGCTTCGGAAACCACTTGTATCGCAGAATGCAGGCGAGGTTACATCCGGCGCGTACACTACTAAGAACGGCGGACGGGTGTATCTTGGACATGCGGATGGAAAAATCAGTGTGTATTCTGTCAAAGACTACGCATGTCTGGCCGTTGTCAACGCGAGCGTCTACAAGATCAACTGTTTAAGCGTTGTCGGGGATTATCTCTGGGCGGGCTACAAGACTGGTATGATCTACGTGTACGATGTGAATTCGAACCCGTGGACAGTGAAGAAAGACTGGAAGGCGCATGATAGTCCGGTTTCTAGCTTCATTCTGGACACGAGTAGTGTGTGGACGATGAACCGGTTGCAGGTCACGTCGCTGGGCACGGATAATTGTATTCGGTTGTGGGATGGGACGCTGGAGAGCGACTGGTTGG AATCCCGAATGCAAAGCAGAGACGTTGAATTCTGCACGTTCCGCGAGATGCGAGCTGTGATTATGACGTGGAATGCTGGGGCTTCGACGCCGGGTAGTGTGCGCACATCGACTTTTATTCAAGATGCGATTCATCCCGAGGACCCGCCGGGGATTCTGGTGTTTGGGTTTCAGGAGCTTGTTGATCTCGAGGATAAGAAGATCACAGCCA AGAGCCTGCTCAAGAgcagcaaaaagaaagaaaagaaagaagccgGCGAGAAGGAGCATATGAGTCGTCAATACCGGGTATGGGCTGAGCATTTGACACGATGCATTAACGACTGCATGCCGCTTGACGAGTCGTACGTGCTGCTTCACACAGCAAACATGGTCGGTCTTTTTACCTGTGTCTTCGTCCGACACAAAGAGCGCGAGCGCATCAAGAACGTCCGTGCCGCAGAAGTAAAGCGCGGCATGGGCGGATTACACGGCAACAAGGGCGCCTTAATCCTCCGCTTCGTGCTCGACGACAGCTCCCTCTGCTTCGTAAACTGCCATTTAGCAGCTGGTCAAACGCAAACTGCCCACCGCAACAACGACATTGCCGCCATCTTAGAGGCAGAATGCCTCGCCAGCGAATCCAGCCTCACAACCCGCGCAGACCACTTCGTCAGCGGCGGCGACGGCTCCATGGTCATGGACCACGAAATCTGCATCCTAAACGGCGACCTCAACTACCGTATCGACTCAATCCCACGCAACGTCATCATCGACGCCGTCCGCCAGAATAACCTCCCCAAGCTCCTCGACCGCGACCAACTCCTCGCCTCGCGCCGCAAAAACCCAGGTTTTCGGCTGCGCTCGTTCAACGAGGCGCCAATTACCTTTGCCCCGACGTACAAGTATGACGTCGGCACAGACGAATACGATTCCAGCGAGAAGAAGCGGTCTCCCGCGTGGTGTGATCGCGTTCTATATCGCGGGTTGGGGAGGATAAAGcagctggattaccgacgGCATGAGGTCCGCGCCTCAGACCATCGGCCTGTGAGTGCGTTTTTCAAATTACGCATCAAGACTGTTCTACCGAGTGAGCGCGCTGCGACGTGGGAGTCTTGTCAGGCGGAATTTcagaaggagagaaagaggttgACGTCGGAGGCTAG TATCGAATACCTCATCAGCGTCCTCGGGACAGAACCCAAACAGGCGCGCGCGCTGATCCTGGGCAGCGCATGA
- the OLE1_1 gene encoding acyl-CoA desaturase (COG:I;~EggNog:ENOG410Q2RD;~InterPro:IPR001199,IPR009160,IPR001522,IPR015876, IPR005804,IPR036400,IPR018506;~PFAM:PF00173,PF00487;~TransMembrane:5 (o23-43i50-71o83-103i167-185o191-216i);~go_component: GO:0016021 - integral component of membrane [Evidence IEA];~go_function: GO:0004768 - stearoyl-CoA 9-desaturase activity [Evidence IEA];~go_function: GO:0016717 - oxidoreductase activity, acting on paired donors, with oxidation of a pair of donors resulting in the reduction of molecular oxygen to two molecules of water [Evidence IEA];~go_function: GO:0020037 - heme binding [Evidence IEA];~go_process: GO:0006629 - lipid metabolic process [Evidence IEA];~go_process: GO:0006636 - unsaturated fatty acid biosynthetic process [Evidence IEA];~go_process: GO:0055114 - oxidation-reduction process [Evidence IEA]): MTGKVHIADTPVTRYNWHKHVNWLNTFFILGIPLYGCIQAFWVPLRLNTAIWAILYYFFTGLGITAGYHRLWAHSSYSATLPLRIWLAAAGGGSAQGSIRWWARDHRAHHRYTDTDKDPYSVRKGLLYSHFGWMVMKQNPKRIGRTDISDLNEDPVVVWQHRNYIKVVFTMGLVFPMLVAGLGWGDWWGGFIYAGILRIFFVQQATFCVNSLAHWLGDQPFDDRNSPRDHVFTALATLGEGYHNFHHEFPSDYRNAIEWHQYDPTKWSIWVWKQLGLAYSLKQFRANEIEKGRIQQLQKKVDQKRSQLDWGISLDQLPIMEWDDYEDQAKSGGRALVVIAGIVHDVTDFVKDHPGGKAMISSGIGKDATAMFNGGIYYHSNAAHNLLSTMRIGVIRGGSEVEIWRHNQVEGNKYIRNESGQHITRAGEQVTKTPTPIPTADTA, from the exons ATGACGGGCAAAGTTCACATCGCAGATACCCCCGTCACTCGCTACAACTGGCACAAGCATGTCAATTGGCTCAACACCTTTTTCATCCTGGGAATCCCCTTGTACGGTTGCATCCAGGCCTTCTGGGTGCCACTAAGACTCAACACCGCCATCTGGGCCATTCTCTACTACTTCTTCACTGGTTTGGGCATCACGGCTG GATATCACCGTCTATGGGCTCACAGCTCCTATTCCGCGACTCTTCCCCTTCGCATTTGGCTTGCCGCTGCCGGTGGTGGCTCGGCCCAGGGCTCGATTCGCTGGTGGGCACGTGACCACCGGGCCCATCATCGTTACACGGACACGGACAAGGATCCCTACTCGGTTCGGAAGGGCTTGCTCTATTCGCACTTCGGTTGGATGGTCATGAAACAGAACCCCAAGCGGATTGGCCGTACGGACATCTCTGATCTCAATGAGGATCCGGTTGTGGTCTGGCAGCACCGGAACTACATCAAAGTGGTCTTCACCATGGGTCTGGTCTTTCCCATGTTGGTGGCAGGGCTTGGTTGGGGTGATTGGTGGGGTGGCTTTATCTACGCAGGTATTTTGCGTATCTTCTTTGTCCAGCAAGCCACCTTCTGTGTCAACTCGTTGGCTCACTGGCTTGGTGACCAGCCGTTCGATGACCGGAATTCTCCTAGGGACCATGTCTTCACCGCGCTGGCCACCCTGGGTGAGGGGTACCATAACTTTCACCATGAGTTCCCGTCGGACTATCGCAATGCGATTGAATGGCATCAATATGATCCCACTAAATGGAGCATCTGGGTATGGAAGCAGCTTGGTTTGGCCTACAGCCTGAAGCAGTTCCGCGCCAACGAAATCGAAAAGGGCCGCATCCAGCAACTCCAGAAGAAGGTCGACCAGAAGCGCTCTCAACTCGACTGGGGCATTTCTTTGGACCAGTTGCCCATCATGGAATGGGACGACTACGAGGACCAGGCCAAGAGCGGCGGTCGTGCTTTGGTGGTAATTGCTGGCATTGTTCACGATGTCACCGACTTCGTCAAGGACCACCCTGGCGGCAAGGCTATGATCAGCTCCGGCATTGGCAAGGATGCAACGGCGATGTTTAATGGTGGCATCTATTACCATTCCAATGCGGCTCACAACTTGCTGTCTACCATGCGTATTGGCGTTATCCGTGGTGGTAGTGAGGTCGAGATCTGGAGACATAACCAGGTCGAGGGCAACAAGTACATTCGCAATGAATCGGGCCAACACATCACTCGTGCCGGTGAACAGGTCACCAAGACACCGACGCCTATTCCCACTGCGGACACGGCATGA